ACGAAGAATGTCACTCCGCATGACatgtttaaaaccacaagattcaaagggtattttgatacattatacacatatttaatttaagaccatatGATTTAATAGTCATTCATTACTTTCTTAAACTACATGTCAGGtcaaagtaagacacttaaactgaaacggagggagtagctaAGATCGTAACTATTAAGGGCTTAACTAAAACAAGTTCAAATCACTCACCAAAAAGGGTCTGCGGATGGCGTAACGCTTAATAGTAGAAATAAAATGAGGGTTAGCATTAGCAGATGTTGAAGTGGATACTTGTGCTTTTGGAGCAGTCATATCTGAGGTCTCAATGCTGAGGCCTGTTCTTCATTCAAAAAAAGAGacattaagaaaaagaaaaataggacTTCTTTGTGGCGACTAAAGTCATCACAGAAACTACTAAAAGTCGTCATGTAATTTCAGGGTATGTTCCTGTAATACAGACTTTGAGTGGAAACTCTTTTGGCATCCAAATTAGGCTTCTTTGCTTTCGGCTGAAGTGATGCATTTGCTCTCAAATCTACATTTCAAATTGAAAAACGTCATAACTCAAACTGAAGATGAGTAATATTAAGTAAATTTAGAAACTATAAGGAAGCAAAAGTTACAAAGAGAATCTTTAATAACTAGAGAGGAtccttaaaaaagaaaaaaaagaaaaatgtcatTTCACTGAAATTATGATTTATAAGAAAGAAATAGATAAATAGCGGAAAAGGTGGATGAAATATAAGAGAAAAGGGCTAAGATGAGAAACTTGCCGTGAAATTTCAGTACAGGTTTCTCTCCCTTGGGAAACAACTCAAACATTATGGGATCTCCTTCCTTTAAGAAATTAGCAGCGCAAAATTTATTCCATCCACCTCCAATGAAAGTGCTGCCTGCACTGTCATATAGCTTAAACGCCCATGACCTTTGCTCATCTCTTATCGTTATCCTACATTTCCTGTCTCTGAGGCCATTTTCCCGTGCAAATAGTTTTGGAACATGCTGAAACAGTTCATAACCAGTTGCACATAAATAGCTCATACTTATGCTtcacaattttgaattattaaagaaaaaatagttCTCATAACGGAATGAGTTCATCTTTGTTTTCGTAATAACAAGGAAAGTAGAATTTAGTTTTCAACTTACAAACAAATACTTTGAAAAGCAACTGGGCTTGATGGTAGAAATAAAATGAGGGCGACCCAGAGGCATGTCCTTAGCTGCTTCTACATCGGGGAAATCCTTGTGTGATGACATGACGTGAGGCTTTGGCTTTTCTGTAGCATTTGCTAATTACACAAAAAGTCatgtcaaatatttttaaaatgtactTCATGAACAAAAGAACATATCAACAGTTCCACAAGATAGAATCTGTCTCAAGGGATAACTTTCCACTATATGCACATTTTTTGCACAGTGAACTACTTTTAAGTCTAAGAAGTTGATTAATCTACTAATTTCAAATTCTCTTGTACTATCAGTTGGGTCTTACTATAACAAATGAAGGTAATGCAATTGCAGCGTTAATTCTCAGTCGCAAGTTACCATCATATGATGCTGTATATATAGATTTACAGTACATGCATGTGGATGTGTTAGAAACAATTGATCAAGTTAAAAGTGATAAAGCCAGAGCTAGCTAGAGATAAAATATTATgtcaatatataaatatcaatCTGGCCTAATAATCCCCTTGCAAAATGAAGCGGCGGCTGCCACATTCAGTTTGTCGCGTAAAATTGGAAATGGAATGAAGCAAATGGCGTTGTTAGGATGTCTGCGATGATGTCTTCGGGCTACTTGTTGTATATAAGTGTTTTTGGATAGTTGTGTTACAACTTACAATGTCCCTTAGTATACTCTTTAAAACCAAGGGCACTCAGAAGAGCAATGAAAGGAAGGCATGGTAGCAGACGGAAATGATAAGAAGCAGAACAGAAAAAGTAAATATACAAAGCAAAATACTATGCTAAATAAGCAGAGGAACCAGGGCAAAAAAATCGGAAAGTCCAACAGTAGCAGAATCCCAGACCTTAAAAAAGTCAAAAGCGAAACATTTTGTGGCCCTGGTTCATTTAACAAAACATGCAGATTTTGGAGGAGCAGTGACAAAGGCCAAGTAAATGTAGATAAGCACACCACACACAAGATAAGACTACTCAGGAAGAGGATGGAAGGTTGGAGTTCAATCATAATTATGAGTACCAAAGGATAAAATGACTAGTATGTCACTATGTTGATCAAAGAAAGTGATATGAAACACAAATAGAGATAGTGATTTACGCCATGTATTACACACTTTGGACTACAAAGCAAAACGAAAAAATATCCTATCCAATACAAATATTCATAAATACCATACAGAAAATTAGTGAATATGACAATAGAAAAGATCACCAAAGAAATAACAGGCTGGTTAGATGAGAAACCGTACCCTGAAATTTCCTTATTGGAGTTTCTGCATCAGTAACTACATGAAATTTCCATACAGGCGCCTCTCCATCAGTAACAACCTTAAACATAACACGATCACCCTCCTTTAAGCAATTGTCAGCAATGAAGTTACGCCATCCATCCCCAATAAAGACTTGAGCTCTACAAGAACTTAACTTTAAATTCCACGACCTTTGCCTTTCATCTcttatacacaaatcatacttCTTGTTGATGAGACCATTTGCACTTGCAAAATGTTGAGGAACACACTGACATTGTCCATAACCATTTACACACATCATTAAACTGTTCATATCCTTCATAGTTTCACttaacaaaaatagaaaaaagaaaaatggtgaAATTAATGAGTTTTGAGACTTACCAAATAGCCATATTTAAGGCAATATGGTCTAATAGTGCATACAAAACGAGAAAGACCAAAAGACTTGTGAATGGTAGCTTCTGAATAGGAAGAAGACGTGTCTGATGACTCTCTGCTGGGGCTCGTTTTTTCTGTTACATCgtcaataaataaaaatttcttAAAGGGCTTAAATGGCACAttatggattcatatagccaaTTCCAACTTACTCACGATTGAGGCGTAGTTGTTTGCA
This portion of the Lycium ferocissimum isolate CSIRO_LF1 chromosome 1, AGI_CSIRO_Lferr_CH_V1, whole genome shotgun sequence genome encodes:
- the LOC132066353 gene encoding putative B3 domain-containing protein REM15, which produces MFKVVTDGEAPVWKFHVVTDAETPIRKFQANATEKPKPHVMSSHKDFPDVEAAKDMPLGRPHFISTIKPSCFSKYLFHVPKLFARENGLRDRKCRITIRDEQRSWAFKLYDSAGSTFIGGGWNKFCAANFLKEGDPIMFELFPKGEKPVLKFHDLRANASLQPKAKKPNLDAKRVSTQSLSIETSDMTAPKAQVSTSTSANANPHFISTIKRYAIRRPFLYLPIAFAKSNGLLNRRCEMILKDEKQRSWSVQLQPRGLKFIISRGWTEFRKANDVQLGDTYKFELINNGTIPVAYFHCKYPGKDTEPERSP